ATAGATATATCGCATATAGCCGAACGATCAGCTGACTGCAATTGATTCAGTTATGCAATTAAATAAAGGGAGGTGCTTTGGGGGTCGTATAATTGCATGCTAGTTATCCATTGCATCCAGATGCATTGCAGCTTAACTGGAATTGAGTCAGAGAAAATATCGTGCCCCGGTAATTAATGCGAATTTTCTAGCTAAGCGAAATTCCACCGAATCGAGCGTGAAATATATCCAAGTAACATATCCAGTATTCTCAAGATTCGAACCTTTCGGGGCGACCTTTCTTTGGGGTTGAGTCACCCGAACCTCCACCCCACCTCCACTCCTCATCTCCACCCACTCGTGTGCGTCATCATCCGTCAGCCGAAGACCGCAAAATAAGCGCTGACATTAGCATATGCACGGATACCAGATACATTTGTATCTAATTGCCATTAATTGCGGTTGGTATCTATTAAATGCGTACGCCATATGCTCGATTACACAACTTGCGGTTTGTCTTTGGGGGGGTTTTTCAGGGGCTCAGGGGCACAAGGGGGAAGGGCGGTTTGTTTTAGCCACGATTTAGCCACGATTTGTGCCACTTGTTGCTTAGATACGTTTAAACTCACGGTGGGCATATATTTAGATAAATCATTTTTGCTTTATGATTACTATTCTGATTCATCGTTTTGCCTTGAGAAATTCctcttattttgtttattgtaaTTGTGCGATATTTCGTTGTATTCGGTGTTTCATTAATGCCAAAGATATACTCGTTTTCTCAGAAAACGTTATGAAGCCTGTTTTTACCATATTAAACTAAAcctaaaattatacaaataattaaattgtttatagaAACGATTTAACAATAACTCTTCAGGCTAAGAACAACTTTTAGATCAActgtaaaataatattcttctgtataatttatttgctgTATTTTCAAGCACAAAAATGAGGGTGTTTCCCCATCCAATTTCAAATTTCCTCTGTTTGTTCCATATTTAAGTAGATGTTCGGTTGATTTCTGGTCTGTCAGTCCATCAGCTGCCATATGTTGAACATCCAGCTTCTGTAGCTTctctttctttttcatttgtcgAATTTCGCATTtgacttttgtttttcctccGACAAACACGCCGATGACGAAGcgtaaataatgaaattagcttttgttttgctcgATTTTTTACTGATATATGGAAGCGTATTTGTTGACCTTCACCTCTCGAAGAATGTTTGCTGacttttgttggtttttaattgtttacttATAGAAATAGGAGGAAAAAAAGTGTCAGACAGCTCATATCAACACAAGCGGAATGATCGAAGGCCCAGAGATACTCGAACTCTGATCCGCCGATTGATATACAAAACTCTCCCTTTCCTTCTTTTAGATTCCCCCAAGAAGGCGGCATATCAATGTCGTACAAAAGAAAATACTTTGCATAGCGCATAGAGATAGATAGACCATCGATAAATACTACGAGCAATAATCCAAAGAAATAAGCCCAAAAATGGCCACGAACTGCGACTTCATCGAGGAGCAGGTGAAGCAGCAGCCGTTGGCCAATGCAGTTGTCCAGGAGGAGGATGGTCGCCAGGAGGCGGCGTCCAAGGAGAAGCAAGAGAAGCAGCCGCCGCCTGGCCAAGCCCATCCCTACCAGCAATTCGCTGGCGAGGACAGTTTCGAGTGCGCCTTCGAGTCCACCATGGATGACCTGGAGCAGGGCGTCCTCGATGGCTACGAAACGGACTCGGAGGCGAGTGCCAATGAGCAGATCACCGACTCCGCCTCCTCCGGCAGCCTGGGCGGTGGTGGCCCAGtttcccagcagcaacagcagcagcagcgggagGAGCGACTGAGGGGCTTGCCGGGATCACTACATGGCCAGCACATCGATTCCGAGATGCTGCGCTGCCTGCCGCGTTCAAATTCCTTTGACTTTCACAgcagcagtggcagcagcagcgatgATGAGGATGATcccgatgacgatgatgacgaAGTGCATCATAGCCTCGGACTCAGTCTCAGCGGGAAGTTTGCCAAGGTGGATCTGTATTCGGGTCACCAGAGACCGGGTTATCTGCTGCCGCCGTACATCGAACGTCGCCGTTTGTCGCAGTGcaaggaggaggacgacgaggatGAACCCGTGGATAGAACTCAGCTAAGCGGCGGAGGATCCTCTGGAGGGGAAGCCACCAAAGCGGAGAGGGCTTCGAAGGCGCCACCCAGACCACCGACGCCGCAGGATGAGGCCTCCAAGGAGAAGTTCAAGGATCTGGAGCGGCTGAGGCAGCAGTTTATGCACAAAATCGATAGGATAAATACGAGGAATATAGAGGAGAACGAGgcgccaccgccgccacctCCTCCACCGCCACCCATTCCGGCCACGATTCTTCCGAAGGCTTTGAAGGCATTGCTACATAACCAGGAACCTCCACCTTCACCACCAGCGGTTAATCCCAGCAATCCTCCTGGGAATCTAATAGTGGTCAAGGAAACTCCTTTGGCTATTCCTCCTGTCCAGGCGGCTCTTGTCCAGGAACCAGTGTCGCCGCTTCCCCTGCCCTCGGAGCCGCCACTCATCATCAAGGGCAAGTTCAAGGTGACGCTCGCCCAGGAGACGCCCGAATTGAGGGTGGAGGCCCAGAAATTGAGCAAACTAAAGGCCAGCTCCAATGCCCACACCATCAGCTTTCCCTCCAGCTTCGGCGGGTACTCGTCGGTGCAGGGCCTGTTCTCCCAGCGATATGGCTCCAATCGGTTCCCCGTCGCCGCTCCCCATCTCTCCAAGCAGTTCTTCGAGCCATCGCTCGTGGAGATCCGCACGAGCAACGTGGCCCTGAACACCACTGGACTGGGCAATAGCAATCACCAAAGCCTCACTTGTGATACAAATAGTTTAGCCAACAAGCCGCGAACGCCCAGCGAACGGGAGCTGGACGAGATCTGGATAAGGCGGCAGGATGGTGCTGCTTCTTctgcggcagcaacagcagctccTCCCACCTttttgcaacagcagcagcagagaccCGTCTCCTTGGGCGGGGCGTCGACCATGCCCCGTTTGCTGAGGAGCGAGAGCGGCGCCTCCACCACGAGTCCATCCCGCCAGCTGACCAACTCGGGATCTGTCTCGGTTTCGGTGTCCGATGATGTAAGTCCATCCAGGTCCTTGTGGATTCAAGAGTTTGAATAATATCATAAAATTTACTATTCGTCTGAGGGGTTATATTTGTAACTGGGTATTTATATTGTAAAGATTTCCTGATTTTAGTATGAGTATACCAACCGATTCCGAGAAGAATCTATGACAAGTCATCaaagattaattaaaaacagtcGATTATAATTATaggcagaaaaataaaaaaatctaatCTACTTAAAgtcaacaaattaaaattcgtATAGAAATTATAGTTAAACCCTATTTTTCTGTCCAGTAAAGTATGAGCTCATGTAATttcaaaagtaatgaaatgaaaaatctGCTTGATTTATTAGGTAATGAAATTAAAGTGGTCTTCAGCCTcttatagatgaaaaaattgCGGCTTTTTTCAACAAgcttttaagaatttaaagatCTAATCTTTATATTCACAGAACCGACTGACGTCACTTGAGTTATGTACACTTTTCATTACGAAAGCATTTAGCGAGTATAAATTGGTTAGTGAGTTGGGTTTCCGATGCACAAAACAGGGAAGGGCGCTGAGTCAATGATGTCATGAGAACAGTTCCAATACATCAtttgtaaaatgtatttttaactcATAACAGAGCTGAAACTTTTCTTGTTAGTCGTTAGTCttccagttttttttaagaatacttcGTTTGATCAGTATCTTTTACGATATTTTCATAACCTTTTAAGGGGAAATGATCCATTTAAGAGCTTTCTGGAACTACGCCTCTTGACCTGCACTTCTGGCCAGCATTTTGTTTattcaatattaataattcgccTGCGCCGTTGTTTCTACGATTCCCATAAAGTTGTCTATTTATAGTTCGAAAATAGAAAGAGGTAGCCGAAACATACGAAATATTTCACCTTTGTCTTTCCTCTTCGGCCTTTTCGAGTTTATTTGTCTGACCGAAAGGTAAACACGGCAAAAAATCAGCTTTTCGGGGCTTGTTTTTATCGTGCCACACATGTAGGCTATATATAGAATATGGTATAGTATAGTTGGGAATATttctctgtatctgtatctccgcTTATCATGACACAATTTGTCAACAGTCCCGGTAACTCGCCGCTTCTTATTTGTTTTGACGGAACGCGGACATATCGCGTACGTATAAATACGAGTATAAAATttccatatacatatatatatataggcaGATATTTACCAGGTCTTGGCAAACAATGACGTCAATTTTCTCCAGTTCGCCACTCCCAGAACTTAAAAGGGAAGTCTTCCCGAAAGCAGAcctctaaaatatttgataactgtttaaatatttagttagaCTGTGTCAAACAGCTGAtagcaaatttaatttccctCTAAATGTGAGCTTttgttatggttttttttttttaatgttaaccCACTTTGGCCCCTTTGGGGTCTAATTTGAGACCGCCTTTGTTGTTAGCTCATCGAAGTCGTCTGCGACCCTCGGGGCACGTGACTCGGCACTTTGGTAATGAAACCCTCGGtcatacaataaaaaaaaaataagctgagcaaaaataaaataaaacatttcggCTCCGATCTCTTTGTAgtttttgctaaaaataatcCAAATACAGGTGTGTTTGCTGATATTTCCTCTTTGTCGCGTCAAAAAAGGTGGAATTCAAAGTGAAGATTTGTTAAAAGTGATTGTGAAAGTTGTTCACAAATGGGGGAAATTACTGGGTAACATTCTTGGGGAAGTATTTATCATTATCCAAACTAAACAACTGGGTTCGCTTCATTTTTTAACTGATCGTAAAAGTGTAAACTaattataaaaagtttattgaGTAACAAAAATTGCTATTcgtttatttactattttgtAATACGTTTTCTAAATAAACTGATCGCTATTACTTTCAATaaataatgcaattaaaagtgAATGGCGAGAgaataatagaaaatatgtGAATTCCATTAGAACGTTGTAGCTAAagttgtaaaataattttatttacattttctatttatgtatgaagggaaaacaaataaactagTTAATTAtagcgaattctttagaactcTTAATTGGACTGTATAAGTGACAGATCATCTGTCATAATTAGCTTCTCATTAGTATTGTTCTTTTTCTCGAATGATTTTAAAAGGGGATGCCCCCAAATGTGAATTTTTGTTCCAAACCACAAATGTAGTTCTGTATCTtgttatttctttttcttgtttcCTAAGTTCCAAATGGAATTCTGAGAATAGTTGAACTATTGCTGCCTCGACAACTGTTGTCCTGGCACACATTCGCTTACAATTTTGCGTAatcataaattaattgattgaGTTCGATTGAAGGCGCCGCAGGATTGGCGAGCAACAGGCTTTGGGGATAGGTCTTCCCGTTTGCCCCCGCCCTAAACCCAATTAAAAGGACGCCTCGGGTGTCGCCTCTCCGGGTTACGACACCCAAATTCCCCCCCAATCGAACATTGTGTATTGTGGcgaataaattgtatttgtaGACAATTCGGCAATAATTGCAGCTGCTGGAAGGaaggaaagagagagaggcagATCGCCAGATATAGAACAAATAAGTGTGAGAGGTGAAAGGATACGGGGGATAATGGATAAAGCCGCTCGGTCGATTGGTCGGCTCCCTTTGAGCCTTTAGTTTCAGTTTGCCTTGGCCAGCGGCGCCAGAAACATGCAAAGTACTCTCGAAATCGCAAACGAAATCGAAAGCCCACTAGATGCCAACTCGAATCCCAATCCCATCGTACAGCCAAGTCAAACTAATTCCCAAAAACGTCATGTTCGCTTCCAGGAGCAGGATGGCAGCCTCGGAGGAACCGGACGGACGCCAGGATCCCGGCCCTCCAGCGCCCCCGCAGAGCCAAATGCCAAGGCGGCCAAGAAGGCCTACAA
This portion of the Drosophila takahashii strain IR98-3 E-12201 chromosome 3R, DtakHiC1v2, whole genome shotgun sequence genome encodes:
- the SNF4Agamma gene encoding GRB10-interacting GYF protein 2 isoform X5 → MATNCDFIEEQVKQQPLANAVVQEEDGRQEAASKEKQEKQPPPGQAHPYQQFAGEDSFECAFESTMDDLEQGVLDGYETDSEASANEQITDSASSGSLGGGGPVSQQQQQQQREERLRGLPGSLHGQHIDSEMLRCLPRSNSFDFHSSSGSSSDDEDDPDDDDDEVHHSLGLSLSGKFAKVDLYSGHQRPGYLLPPYIERRRLSQCKEEDDEDEPVDRTQLSGGGSSGGEATKAERASKAPPRPPTPQDEASKEKFKDLERLRQQFMHKIDRINTRNIEENEAPPPPPPPPPPIPATILPKALKALLHNQEPPPSPPAVNPSNPPGNLIVVKETPLAIPPVQAALVQEPVSPLPLPSEPPLIIKGKFKVTLAQETPELRVEAQKLSKLKASSNAHTISFPSSFGGYSSVQGLFSQRYGSNRFPVAAPHLSKQFFEPSLVEIRTSNVALNTTGLGNSNHQSLTCDTNSLANKPRTPSERELDEIWIRRQDGAASSAAATAAPPTFLQQQQQRPVSLGGASTMPRLLRSESGASTTSPSRQLTNSGSVSVSVSDDEQDGSLGGTGRTPGSRPSSAPAEPNAKAAKKAYKKMEKEQRRQEKEQTRREKEARKLERETARRIEREAAKLEKINRHSEKISRSTERMAMAGVGSRSGSLERRRSGEDSPVLNQSTVHGIASPNRRPTIFDVFRPRAKSDAKRQKEKHLLDPSSADSSATSSTYSVSGGTAPPAANSGGAAGGGGGGAAGGAGAAAGLMNSMKVAMQNFSHRQHPAVTITSADGTQSTAKSKYKDGSAHPHQGSDAQYYHTVTAVRPNSSQRSPMTKVMDLFRHRSSSVVSEADKRKARAAAHQQQLAVQTNNVATKKCLKVLKINKRVVANKKQQKEQIKRCDVCSFDLISVRST
- the SNF4Agamma gene encoding GRB10-interacting GYF protein 2 isoform X4, which encodes MATNCDFIEEQVKQQPLANAVVQEEDGRQEAASKEKQEKQPPPGQAHPYQQFAGEDSFECAFESTMDDLEQGVLDGYETDSEASANEQITDSASSGSLGGGGPVSQQQQQQQREERLRGLPGSLHGQHIDSEMLRCLPRSNSFDFHSSSGSSSDDEDDPDDDDDEVHHSLGLSLSGKFAKVDLYSGHQRPGYLLPPYIERRRLSQCKEEDDEDEPVDRTQLSGGGSSGGEATKAERASKAPPRPPTPQDEASKEKFKDLERLRQQFMHKIDRINTRNIEENEAPPPPPPPPPPIPATILPKALKALLHNQEPPPSPPAVNPSNPPGNLIVVKETPLAIPPVQAALVQEPVSPLPLPSEPPLIIKGKFKVTLAQETPELRVEAQKLSKLKASSNAHTISFPSSFGGYSSVQGLFSQRYGSNRFPVAAPHLSKQFFEPSLVEIRTSNVALNTTGLGNSNHQSLTCDTNSLANKPRTPSERELDEIWIRRQDGAASSAAATAAPPTFLQQQQQRPVSLGGASTMPRLLRSESGASTTSPSRQLTNSGSVSVSVSDDEQDGSLGGTGRTPGSRPSSAPAEPNAKAAKKAYKKMEKEQRRQEKEQTRREKEARKLERETARRIEREAAKLEKINRHSEKISRSTERMAMAGVGSRSGSLERRRSGEDSPVLNQSTVHGIASPNRRPTIFDVFRPRAKSDAKRQKEKHLLDPSSADSSATSSTYSVSGGTAPPAANSGGAAGGGGGGAAGGAGAAAGLMNSMKVAMQNFSHRQHPAVTITSADGTQSTAKSKYKDGSAHPHQGSDAQYYHTVTAVRPNSSQRSPMTKVMDLFRHRSSSVVSEADKRKARAAAHQQQLAVQIEGLLCDFYKARQRRRQGIAVFTLTKIDKCNNNNCFTLRCKSVTTTRTIKQ